From the genome of Streptomyces sp. V1I1, one region includes:
- a CDS encoding dodecin produces MSHHTYRVTEIVGTSHEGVDDAIRNGISRASQTLRGLDWFEVTQVRGNIVDGQIEHYQVGLKVGFRLDDGD; encoded by the coding sequence ATGTCACATCACACCTACCGGGTCACCGAGATCGTCGGCACCTCCCACGAGGGCGTCGACGACGCCATCCGCAACGGCATCAGCCGTGCGTCCCAGACCCTGCGGGGACTCGACTGGTTCGAGGTGACGCAGGTCCGCGGAAATATCGTCGACGGGCAGATCGAGCACTACCAGGTCGGTCTCAAGGTCGGCTTCCGGCTCGACGACGGCGACTGA